From the genome of Campylobacter concisus, one region includes:
- a CDS encoding HU family DNA-binding protein, whose protein sequence is MKKAEFIQAVADKAGLSKKDTLKVVDATLETIQAVLEKGDTISFIGFGTFGTADRAARKARVPGTKKVIDVPASKAVKFKVGKKLKEAVAAGAAKKGKKK, encoded by the coding sequence ATGAAAAAAGCTGAATTTATTCAAGCTGTTGCCGATAAGGCTGGTCTTTCAAAAAAAGATACTCTAAAAGTTGTTGATGCTACTTTGGAGACAATCCAAGCAGTTCTTGAAAAAGGCGATACAATTAGCTTTATAGGCTTTGGTACTTTCGGTACTGCTGACAGAGCTGCAAGAAAAGCTAGAGTTCCTGGAACTAAAAAAGTTATCGATGTTCCTGCTAGCAAAGCAGTTAAATTCAAAGTTGGCAAAAAACTTAAAGAAGCGGTTGCTGCTGGTGCTGCTAAAAAAGGTAAAAAGAAATAA
- a CDS encoding tyrosine-type recombinase/integrase, with amino-acid sequence MQRSTLNKCPITHLNHDTANRMWWAVRNHLGYKGENNTHGLYVLRHTVASRLVSLKGFNAHKLMAFMGHTDIKSSLHYVHLNVDDIRDGVGVGA; translated from the coding sequence CTGCAAAGATCTACCTTAAATAAATGCCCTATAACTCATCTAAACCACGATACAGCAAATCGTATGTGGTGGGCTGTAAGAAACCATCTAGGATATAAGGGAGAAAACAACACTCACGGACTATACGTATTACGCCATACAGTGGCTTCTAGGTTAGTGAGTTTGAAGGGATTTAATGCTCATAAACTGATGGCTTTTATGGGTCATACGGACATTAAGAGCAGCTTACACTACGTTCATCTCAATGTTGATGATATACGTGATGGTGTGGGGGTTGGTGCTTAG
- a CDS encoding AAA family ATPase codes for MIASFEVCGYASISQNIKINFTAKQNQRLKNTKYESNYFSDTRLAKSAVLFGKNATGKTNILKALESILRIIENGLNIEKESQFINSDIGYTEYKITITDNKKDSYVYEIKFDKERIISENLTKNEVLIYRFNKDSLTFPIATEYEKILSVVSRDTVLNKIKDNNVKELRGFQGAVKVYGYNKNINTFDIIASQDRVIPFDLFEKDFFTEHKDTVLNILEIVDDSITDFDFIDIKDDRFSLILKRDHKSFAFEKESSGVKKIIELMMGLVYAIDSVDSVPESVMIIDELDSSISTISLIRLLNGVINSSSNTKGQFILSSHNPLIFDTDMLAPSQIYIVGKENTATTLKALSEFELRNDKKKAYMDYLRGDYE; via the coding sequence ATGATAGCTAGTTTTGAAGTTTGCGGATATGCATCCATATCTCAAAACATTAAGATAAACTTCACTGCAAAACAAAATCAAAGACTAAAAAACACAAAATACGAAAGTAATTACTTTTCGGATACTAGATTAGCTAAAAGCGCGGTTTTATTCGGCAAGAACGCTACAGGCAAAACGAATATATTAAAAGCCTTAGAAAGCATACTTCGCATAATAGAAAACGGATTAAACATAGAAAAAGAATCTCAGTTTATAAATTCCGACATAGGTTATACCGAATACAAGATAACTATTACGGACAATAAAAAAGACAGTTACGTGTATGAGATTAAGTTTGATAAAGAGCGGATAATAAGCGAAAATTTAACAAAAAACGAAGTTTTGATTTATCGATTCAATAAGGACAGTTTAACATTTCCGATAGCTACCGAATATGAAAAGATACTATCCGTCGTTTCGCGAGATACCGTCTTAAACAAAATAAAAGACAACAACGTCAAAGAGCTACGCGGTTTTCAGGGTGCAGTAAAGGTATATGGATATAATAAAAATATAAACACGTTCGATATTATAGCTAGTCAAGATAGGGTGATTCCTTTTGATCTATTTGAGAAAGATTTTTTTACAGAACATAAAGATACCGTATTAAATATATTAGAGATCGTAGACGATAGCATTACTGATTTTGATTTTATAGATATAAAAGACGATAGATTTTCTTTGATTTTAAAAAGAGATCATAAAAGCTTCGCGTTTGAAAAAGAGAGCTCGGGCGTAAAAAAAATAATAGAGCTTATGATGGGGCTGGTATATGCGATAGATAGCGTAGACTCCGTGCCAGAGTCGGTTATGATAATAGACGAGCTAGATAGCTCTATTAGCACCATCTCTCTAATTAGGCTATTAAACGGGGTAATTAACTCATCGTCAAATACTAAAGGACAATTTATATTAAGCTCTCATAATCCGCTAATCTTTGATACCGATATGCTTGCTCCGTCTCAAATTTACATAGTAGGCAAAGAAAATACCGCCACAACGTTAAAAGCGTTAAGCGAATTTGAGCTAAGAAATGATAAGAAAAAAGCATACATGGACTATTTAAGAGGCGATTATGAATAA
- a CDS encoding S24 family peptidase codes for MDAFDGQMQELYDYYGVANDNQLSKKLALSSNSAIAAWRKDRKIPTKYLLKISIEKNSSHQNLDDADLYFIRKTTSVKASAGGGNELEGVRSYQTGELMPIAKAFFKVPPGKNLGSMEIEGESMTPMLRSGDWVIFREDGAFTGDGLYVVNFSDQLMVKILQLTPRGMLKIVSVNPNFKSYEINLNETQEHFKIVGKVAKSIV; via the coding sequence ATGGACGCTTTTGATGGGCAAATGCAAGAATTATATGATTATTACGGTGTTGCAAACGATAATCAGCTATCTAAAAAACTTGCGTTAAGTAGCAATTCGGCAATAGCGGCTTGGAGAAAAGATAGAAAAATACCCACAAAATACTTATTAAAAATTAGTATAGAAAAAAACAGTAGTCATCAAAATTTGGATGATGCCGATCTCTACTTCATCCGTAAAACGACATCCGTTAAAGCAAGCGCCGGTGGCGGCAACGAGCTGGAAGGCGTAAGGAGCTACCAAACGGGTGAGCTAATGCCGATTGCCAAGGCCTTCTTTAAAGTCCCACCCGGTAAAAACCTGGGCAGCATGGAGATAGAGGGCGAGAGCATGACGCCGATGCTAAGGAGCGGGGATTGGGTTATTTTTCGCGAGGACGGCGCATTTACCGGAGACGGGCTTTACGTGGTAAATTTTAGCGATCAGCTCATGGTAAAAATCCTGCAACTCACGCCGCGCGGCATGCTTAAAATCGTTTCGGTTAATCCGAATTTTAAAAGCTACGAGATCAATCTAAACGAGACCCAGGAGCATTTTAAAATCGTGGGTAAAGTGGCAAAGAGTATAGTTTAA
- a CDS encoding YaaA family protein, producing MALKILFSPSESKISLNTNNKFNGKDLIFPELFDKRVEILNRYDEFLKNANLDDIKKLFGLKELEESKQLRESLSQKGSIKAILRYDGVAYKHLNYRGLDNEAQKYIDNNVLIFSNLFGPILAKDEIPEYKLKQGEKLDGFEISKFYEKNFSKAVDEFLKDDDILDLRAKFYEKFYTVKKEYITFCFVKNKKIVSHHAKAYRGEVLRQIANKLVKNKDELLSLNFKNLRLIDIKKIGLKTELMFEICE from the coding sequence ATGGCATTAAAAATTCTCTTTTCTCCAAGCGAAAGTAAAATTTCTCTAAATACAAATAATAAATTTAATGGTAAGGATTTGATATTTCCAGAACTTTTTGACAAAAGAGTTGAAATTTTAAACAGATATGATGAGTTTTTAAAAAACGCAAATTTAGACGATATAAAAAAGCTTTTTGGGCTAAAAGAGCTTGAAGAGAGTAAGCAGCTGCGAGAAAGCCTATCTCAAAAAGGTAGCATAAAAGCTATTTTAAGGTATGATGGAGTGGCTTATAAACATCTAAACTATCGTGGTTTAGACAATGAGGCACAAAAATATATAGATAATAATGTTTTAATATTTTCAAATTTATTTGGACCTATCTTGGCAAAAGATGAGATACCAGAGTACAAACTAAAACAAGGTGAAAAGCTAGATGGCTTTGAAATTTCAAAATTTTATGAAAAAAATTTTAGTAAAGCGGTTGATGAGTTTTTAAAAGATGACGATATTTTGGATCTCAGAGCTAAATTTTACGAAAAATTTTACACTGTAAAAAAAGAATACATAACTTTTTGTTTTGTAAAAAATAAAAAAATAGTGAGTCATCACGCAAAAGCATATAGAGGCGAAGTCTTGCGCCAGATAGCAAATAAGCTTGTAAAAAATAAAGATGAGTTATTGAGCTTAAATTTTAAAAATTTAAGGCTTATTGATATAAAAAAGATTGGTCTAAAGACCGAGCTTATGTTTGAAATTTGCGAGTAA
- the flgL gene encoding flagellar hook-associated protein FlgL has product MRITNQLRFSQTLHDYQKNMTGVNKSYKQLSNGLKIQDPYDGAATYNDAMRLDYEATTLTQVVDATGKSVNFSKNTDNALQEFEKQLENFKTKVVQAASSVHSKTSLEALANDLQGIKNHLVNIANTSVNGQFLFSGSAVDTKPIDGAGKYQGNRDYMKTSAGAQVELPYNIPGYDLFLGKDGDYSKILTTNVRLADQTRTDISYAPKFLNDNSKIKNMIGLNYASDSVVRSDGSYNGTINPDYDFLDNSNVNFPDTYFFIQGKKPDGTTFTSKFKMSANTTMAGLMEKIGMEFGNTKTTKVVDVSINNDGQFNIKDLTKGNQTIDFHMVAATSVAPNRGAIAQNNALDAVNSLEDLETMANNVPKTVHVTEFVKSKYTDKDGNATNAFDYDKVRFERKDNELIANLPQVARRAGEYATDQTKLSEVSGTKESYDRNLYPKDVDARKRELFNIDNQEINLQVKSITGTKYDIKVKMGTAGGTNTPVQFEITSTPPGGTPSAPRTLTVYNSDEFGSYRTYASDFTYRQLMDIVAMAASDNIPNPPHAENANFDTDIEKVKRDQNYNAYKEALSKTKGAVETTLDDKGRMVLTDKTKSVTNIEVTMHDAKNSDKFDGDSTGRDTAGNTGHPQGKGSVFSFNENNALTIDEPSTSVFQDLDNMIEAVRKGYYRADANSNDPRNTGMQGALQRLDHLIDHANKELTKIGSQSRLLTATKERAEVMKVNVQTVKNDVIDADYAESYLKFTQLSLSYQATLQASAKINQLSLLNYLN; this is encoded by the coding sequence ATGAGAATAACAAACCAACTACGTTTTAGTCAGACTTTGCATGACTACCAAAAAAATATGACTGGTGTAAATAAAAGCTACAAGCAGCTCTCAAATGGTTTGAAAATTCAAGATCCATACGATGGCGCTGCGACTTATAATGATGCAATGAGGCTTGATTATGAAGCAACTACTCTCACTCAAGTGGTTGATGCCACTGGTAAATCTGTAAATTTCTCAAAAAATACAGATAATGCATTGCAAGAGTTTGAAAAACAGCTTGAAAATTTTAAGACAAAAGTAGTCCAAGCAGCTAGCAGTGTGCATAGTAAGACATCGCTAGAGGCTTTGGCAAATGACCTTCAAGGCATAAAAAATCACCTTGTGAATATTGCAAACACTTCGGTTAATGGGCAGTTTTTGTTTTCTGGAAGCGCTGTTGATACAAAGCCAATAGATGGTGCAGGAAAATATCAAGGCAACCGTGATTATATGAAAACATCAGCTGGTGCTCAGGTTGAGCTTCCTTATAATATCCCAGGATATGATCTATTTTTAGGAAAAGATGGTGATTACAGTAAAATTTTGACAACAAATGTTCGTTTGGCTGATCAAACTAGAACAGACATCTCTTATGCGCCAAAATTTCTAAACGATAACAGCAAGATAAAAAATATGATCGGACTAAATTACGCTAGTGATTCAGTGGTTAGAAGTGATGGCTCTTATAATGGCACAATAAATCCGGATTATGATTTTTTAGATAATTCAAATGTAAATTTTCCGGATACATATTTTTTCATACAAGGCAAAAAGCCAGATGGCACGACATTTACTAGTAAATTTAAGATGAGTGCAAATACAACAATGGCTGGGCTTATGGAAAAAATCGGCATGGAATTTGGCAATACAAAAACAACAAAAGTTGTTGATGTAAGCATAAATAACGATGGACAATTTAATATAAAAGATCTTACTAAAGGCAACCAAACTATTGACTTTCATATGGTTGCAGCCACATCAGTAGCACCAAATCGCGGTGCAATCGCTCAAAACAACGCGCTTGATGCGGTAAATTCTCTTGAAGATCTTGAAACTATGGCAAATAACGTTCCAAAAACAGTTCATGTAACTGAGTTTGTAAAGAGCAAATATACCGATAAAGATGGAAACGCGACAAATGCATTTGACTATGATAAGGTTAGATTTGAAAGAAAGGATAATGAGCTAATCGCAAATTTACCTCAAGTAGCCAGAAGAGCGGGCGAATATGCAACAGATCAGACAAAGCTAAGCGAAGTCTCTGGTACAAAAGAGAGCTACGATAGAAATTTATATCCAAAAGATGTCGATGCTAGAAAGAGAGAGCTTTTTAATATCGATAACCAAGAGATAAATTTACAAGTAAAATCAATAACTGGTACAAAATATGACATAAAGGTAAAAATGGGCACAGCAGGGGGCACAAATACTCCAGTGCAATTTGAAATAACATCTACACCACCAGGTGGCACGCCTTCTGCACCTAGAACTTTAACAGTCTATAACTCAGATGAGTTTGGAAGTTACAGAACTTACGCTAGCGATTTTACTTATAGGCAGCTCATGGATATCGTTGCAATGGCAGCAAGTGATAATATCCCAAATCCTCCACATGCAGAAAATGCAAATTTTGATACAGATATAGAAAAAGTAAAAAGAGATCAAAACTATAATGCCTATAAAGAGGCTTTGTCAAAAACAAAGGGCGCAGTAGAGACAACTTTAGATGATAAAGGCAGAATGGTTTTAACTGATAAGACAAAATCAGTAACAAACATAGAAGTAACTATGCATGATGCAAAAAATAGCGATAAATTTGATGGCGATAGTACTGGTAGAGATACAGCTGGTAATACTGGCCACCCTCAAGGAAAAGGCTCTGTCTTTAGCTTTAATGAAAATAATGCCTTAACTATTGATGAGCCAAGTACGAGCGTTTTTCAAGATCTTGATAATATGATCGAAGCTGTTAGAAAGGGATATTATAGAGCTGATGCAAATAGTAATGATCCACGAAATACTGGTATGCAAGGTGCATTACAAAGGCTTGATCATTTAATAGATCATGCAAATAAAGAACTTACAAAGATCGGCTCTCAATCAAGACTTTTAACTGCTACAAAAGAGCGAGCCGAAGTAATGAAAGTGAATGTGCAAACTGTTAAAAATGATGTAATTGACGCAGACTATGCGGAGTCATATCTGAAATTTACGCAGCTTTCACTGTCTTATCAAGCAACTCTACAAGCAAGTGCAAAGATAAATCAACTAAGCTTGCTAAATTATTTAAATTAA
- a CDS encoding response regulator, which translates to MNIAPLKYNFINLKDLENPTEMLHTFKDKQGLEINNEQISSLKESIKASKVINITDAEIKEQNRHKILQKVEEILNNYSKNLIYSNNKIYSDELSKGHHFSENAYFKNIKASDSNSMLSTLKSGYLENTKFKNLNDYAYSNTLKTKYGEVEVFLDIYGDNDKLGTTKLENNSYLFSFDSNNDGVLDQKDILFDKLKVRGYDKDGNEKIANLSDVMPRVDLRQFISTNVINHNQIKREELNRKATITNNPDLYVDTKDIDYRHSYYASDPNTLFAAENRYEKIEKNDINNFFKKYAQNDGWVDLRHNNIFGKDSSFKNFAYLKVGFDDTARLSEFNPIIEPSKDYKKDENFSYTKFQKDSFMKFYKDYNAEFDAYNKMIENLDNNLKKFEENADAYISKLEKTKSAKMIAMENEFKQATGLEFSISNLKKVKKAFITNEATAAASLQDSDSVIAMKLNKDGTIRLKFDSGREIDVKELYNDTGKLNTSSELKTSTNLEAKEMNNVQLNSLDFKDIGFMQDDKIVSLKDAGAIAIANLSNKFESKFLISLNNGKSISTREIYNISYLENDLKSKEKIDERDKFYKKVDIKA; encoded by the coding sequence ATGAATATTGCACCTTTAAAATATAACTTTATAAATTTAAAAGATTTAGAAAATCCTACAGAAATGCTCCATACCTTTAAGGATAAACAAGGTTTAGAGATAAATAACGAACAAATTTCAAGTCTAAAAGAAAGTATAAAGGCAAGCAAAGTTATAAATATAACTGATGCCGAGATCAAAGAGCAAAATAGACACAAAATCCTACAAAAAGTAGAAGAAATTTTAAATAACTACTCAAAAAATCTCATCTACAGCAACAACAAAATCTACTCCGATGAGCTTTCCAAAGGCCATCATTTTAGTGAAAATGCCTACTTTAAAAATATAAAAGCTTCAGATAGCAACAGCATGCTATCTACACTAAAAAGTGGATACTTAGAAAATACAAAATTTAAAAATTTAAACGATTACGCTTATTCAAACACTTTAAAAACAAAATATGGCGAAGTAGAAGTATTTTTAGATATTTACGGTGACAACGATAAACTTGGCACTACAAAATTAGAAAATAATAGCTATCTTTTTAGCTTTGATAGCAACAATGACGGCGTGCTAGACCAAAAAGATATACTCTTTGATAAGCTAAAAGTAAGAGGTTATGACAAAGACGGAAATGAAAAAATAGCAAATTTAAGCGATGTAATGCCAAGGGTCGATCTTAGGCAGTTTATCAGCACAAATGTCATAAATCACAACCAAATAAAAAGAGAAGAGCTAAATCGTAAAGCAACGATCACAAATAATCCCGATCTTTACGTGGATACAAAAGATATTGATTATAGGCACTCTTACTACGCCTCAGATCCAAATACTTTGTTCGCCGCAGAAAACAGATATGAAAAGATAGAGAAAAATGATATAAATAATTTCTTTAAAAAATATGCCCAAAATGACGGCTGGGTCGATCTAAGACACAATAATATCTTTGGCAAAGATAGCTCTTTTAAAAATTTTGCCTATCTTAAAGTGGGTTTTGATGATACTGCAAGGCTAAGCGAGTTTAATCCGATCATTGAGCCAAGCAAAGATTACAAAAAAGATGAAAATTTCTCATATACAAAATTTCAAAAAGATAGTTTTATGAAATTTTACAAAGATTATAACGCTGAGTTTGACGCATACAACAAGATGATAGAAAATCTTGACAATAATTTAAAGAAATTTGAAGAAAATGCGGATGCTTATATATCAAAGCTTGAGAAGACAAAATCAGCCAAAATGATCGCGATGGAAAATGAATTTAAACAAGCAACTGGACTTGAGTTTAGTATCTCAAATTTAAAAAAAGTAAAAAAGGCTTTTATAACAAATGAAGCCACAGCTGCCGCATCTTTGCAAGATAGCGATAGCGTCATAGCTATGAAGCTAAACAAAGATGGCACCATAAGGCTAAAATTTGATAGTGGTAGAGAGATAGACGTAAAAGAGCTTTATAACGATACTGGCAAGCTAAATACATCAAGTGAGCTAAAAACTAGCACAAATTTAGAGGCAAAAGAGATGAATAATGTGCAGCTAAATAGCTTGGATTTTAAAGATATTGGCTTCATGCAAGATGATAAAATCGTAAGTCTAAAAGATGCCGGAGCGATCGCCATTGCCAATCTATCTAATAAATTTGAGAGTAAATTTTTAATCAGTCTAAATAATGGCAAAAGCATATCTACAAGAGAAATTTATAATATCAGCTATCTTGAGAATGATTTAAAGAGTAAAGAAAAGATAGATGAGAGAGATAAATTTTATAAAAAAGTTGATATTAAGGCATAA
- the gmhB gene encoding D-glycero-beta-D-manno-heptose 1,7-bisphosphate 7-phosphatase encodes MNKNEPIKALFLDRDGVINEDAGYVCEIKDFKFIDGIFDALREFAKAGYKLFVVTNQSGIGRGYYTQEQFDALNKFMLESFRKEQIFITKVYFCPHAPEQKCTCRKPNPKMILDACKEFDIDLENSLMIGDKPSDVEAGKRAGVGRNFLLDGINFKDVRDVLDKLKKEKSL; translated from the coding sequence ATGAATAAAAATGAGCCTATTAAAGCACTTTTTCTAGATAGAGACGGCGTAATAAACGAAGATGCTGGATATGTTTGCGAGATCAAAGACTTTAAATTTATTGATGGCATTTTTGATGCGTTAAGAGAATTTGCTAAGGCCGGCTACAAGCTCTTTGTCGTGACAAATCAATCAGGCATCGGCAGGGGCTACTACACGCAGGAGCAGTTTGACGCTCTAAACAAATTTATGCTTGAAAGCTTTAGAAAAGAGCAGATTTTTATCACCAAAGTCTATTTTTGTCCGCACGCTCCAGAGCAAAAATGCACCTGCAGAAAACCAAATCCAAAAATGATACTTGATGCTTGCAAAGAGTTTGATATAGACCTTGAAAACTCGCTAATGATAGGCGATAAACCAAGCGACGTCGAGGCTGGCAAAAGGGCTGGTGTTGGTAGAAATTTCTTGCTTGATGGCATAAATTTTAAAGATGTAAGAGATGTTTTAGATAAGCTAAAAAAGGAAAAATCACTATGA
- a CDS encoding c-type cytochrome — MKKLLIVSSVAALLSTAAFAADGAAIYKKCIACHGAKAEKVFNNKVPALTSLDAAAIEEALKGYKTGANKFGLGAMMKPIATPMSDEDAKAVAEYIQTLK, encoded by the coding sequence ATGAAAAAATTACTAATTGTTTCTAGCGTTGCGGCTCTACTTTCAACTGCTGCCTTTGCTGCAGATGGTGCTGCTATCTACAAAAAATGCATCGCCTGTCATGGCGCAAAAGCTGAAAAAGTGTTTAATAATAAAGTTCCAGCTTTAACATCTCTTGATGCAGCAGCTATCGAAGAGGCACTAAAAGGTTATAAAACAGGAGCAAATAAATTTGGTCTTGGCGCTATGATGAAACCAATCGCTACTCCAATGAGCGACGAAGATGCAAAAGCAGTAGCTGAATACATCCAAACTTTAAAATAA
- a CDS encoding TOPRIM nucleotidyl transferase/hydrolase domain-containing protein, whose product MNKRKIVIKFIVEGQTEEYYLKHFRSEHLGDEFVFNITNVKNGNYKSFIKIIEQYRGTPIPIFVVADLDRATDDKTELGHLKKLCTSLSYVNKYSNIFLTYKDFETFLSAHFKNNADVCSVLGVNRCNIKNNQNIYESIKNKGGSYENTTTNLSKNNICYHKSNFIFPKELNTAKIAAKQSSLICLKEYCEFIKKHR is encoded by the coding sequence ATGAATAAACGAAAGATAGTTATAAAATTCATCGTCGAAGGTCAAACGGAGGAGTATTATTTAAAACATTTTAGAAGCGAGCACTTAGGCGACGAGTTCGTTTTTAACATAACAAACGTTAAAAATGGAAACTATAAGAGTTTTATAAAAATAATAGAGCAATATAGGGGAACTCCTATTCCTATTTTTGTAGTAGCCGATTTAGACAGAGCCACCGACGATAAAACAGAGTTGGGGCATTTAAAAAAGCTATGCACTAGCCTTAGCTATGTAAATAAATATAGTAATATATTTTTAACATATAAAGATTTTGAGACATTTTTATCGGCTCATTTTAAAAATAACGCCGATGTATGTAGTGTTTTGGGCGTCAATAGATGCAATATAAAAAATAATCAAAATATATACGAATCCATAAAAAACAAAGGCGGCTCATATGAAAATACGACCACAAATTTAAGTAAAAACAATATTTGCTACCATAAATCAAATTTTATATTTCCAAAAGAACTAAATACTGCTAAAATTGCTGCTAAACAATCGTCTTTAATATGTTTAAAAGAATATTGCGAATTCATAAAAAAACATAGATAA
- the rfaD gene encoding ADP-glyceromanno-heptose 6-epimerase: MNLNEKKIVITGGAGFIGSALAHYFDENYKDAHVLVVDKFRNDETFSNGNLKSFGHFKNLLGFKGEIYAGDINDPSTLEKIKSFRPDVIYHEAAISDTTVKEQDELIKTNVNAFVNLLDICESLGAKMIYASSGATYGNAKSPQTVGECEAPNNVYGFSKLSMDNINKIYAKRGVSVVGLRYFNVFGKGEFFKNKTASMVLQFGLQILAGKTPRLFEGSDQIKRDFVYIKDIIDANIKALDAPSGVYNAATGKARSFQDIADILQREIGVNLGNEYIKNPFIGSYQFHTEADVAPAREAFGFSATWSLEEAIKDYLPEIKRIYKEEING; the protein is encoded by the coding sequence ATGAATTTAAACGAAAAAAAGATAGTTATAACTGGCGGCGCTGGCTTTATCGGCTCAGCTTTGGCGCACTATTTTGATGAAAACTACAAAGATGCTCACGTGCTTGTCGTGGATAAATTTAGAAACGACGAGACATTTAGCAATGGCAACCTAAAAAGCTTTGGCCATTTTAAAAATTTACTTGGCTTTAAGGGCGAAATTTACGCTGGCGATATCAACGACCCTAGCACGCTTGAGAAGATAAAAAGCTTTCGCCCAGACGTCATCTACCACGAAGCAGCGATCTCTGATACGACCGTAAAAGAGCAAGACGAGCTAATAAAAACAAATGTAAATGCCTTTGTAAATTTGCTTGATATCTGCGAGAGTTTGGGCGCAAAGATGATCTACGCTAGCTCAGGGGCGACTTATGGCAACGCAAAGAGCCCACAAACCGTTGGCGAGTGCGAAGCGCCAAATAACGTCTATGGCTTTAGCAAGCTAAGCATGGATAATATCAATAAAATTTACGCAAAACGCGGCGTGAGTGTGGTTGGACTGAGGTATTTTAACGTCTTTGGCAAGGGCGAGTTTTTCAAAAATAAAACCGCCTCGATGGTGCTTCAGTTTGGCTTGCAAATTTTAGCTGGCAAGACCCCAAGGCTCTTTGAGGGCAGCGACCAGATCAAACGCGACTTTGTCTATATAAAAGATATCATTGACGCAAACATAAAAGCACTTGACGCGCCAAGCGGCGTCTATAACGCAGCTACTGGCAAGGCTAGAAGCTTTCAAGATATCGCTGATATCTTGCAACGCGAGATCGGCGTAAATTTAGGCAACGAATATATCAAAAATCCATTTATTGGCTCATATCAGTTTCATACAGAGGCCGACGTAGCTCCAGCTCGCGAGGCATTTGGTTTTAGCGCGACTTGGAGCTTGGAAGAGGCAATAAAAGACTACTTGCCAGAAATAAAGAGAATTTACAAGGAAGAGATAAATGGCTAA